The genomic window agtgtTTATGTGCCCATATGATATAGATATGACATCTCAGCAAGAAAGTGATTTTCATACAGCCACTCATTGCCATATCTGCGAGCAGCGCTTCTCCCTCGATGATAAGAAAGTGCGGGACCACAACCACCTCACTCCAGAACATAACTACAGAGGGGCTGCCCATGAAGGGTGTAACATTAATTATAAAGATGCTCACACTATCCCAGTGATATTTCATAACCTTAGCGGATATGACGCCCACTTCATTGTTAATGATATTGCTACTCACATCAAAGGCCCCGTAGATCTTCTTCCTATTACTAAGGAGAAATATATCTCTTTTACGAAACACCTCAATGATGCTCGAATTAAATTCCGTTTTATCGATAGTTTTCGATTTTTGGCGTCTTCTCTCGATAAGCTCTCTTCATATTTGACCGAATATCCTAATCTCCGCTCCCAATATACTTCGCTTCCCGAGGAGAATTTCCATCTCCTAACTAAGAAAGGAATCATGCCATATGATTATATTGATTCTTTTATAAAATTTACTGAAACGTCTCTTCCTCCTATTCagtctttttataataaacttgAAGATAAACCATGTCCCCGTCGGCATTATCGTAGAGCCCAAGATGTCTGGTCTTCATTCTCCTGTTCCACTCTCGGGGATTATGTCGATTTATACATGAAAAcggacattcttcttcttgcagaCGTCTTTGAGCAATTTCGAACCAGTTGTCTCAAAACATATAATCTTGACCCAGCTCATTACTTTACTCTTCCCGGCTTCACGTGGGATGCAATGCTTAAGCACACAAAACAGGAACTGGAGCTTTTAACAGATCCAGATATGTTTTTGTTTGTGGAGCGTGGTATTCGTGGTGGTTTGAGTCAAGTTTGCTCGAAACGCCGCGTCCACGCTAATAACAAGTATATGACATCTTACGATCCATCGAAGCCCGACTCATATCTGATGTATTTCGATGTCAATAATCAATATGGCTGGGCAATGTCTCAATTCCTTCCATATGGAGGCTTCGAATGGGTCGATGCCAACATTGATGTCCTATCCATAGCTGACGATGCTTCTGAAGGGTACTTTCTTGAGGTTGATCTGGCGTACCCCCAACATATCCACGATAGTCATAAAGATCTTCCGTTTTGCCCCCAATCATTGAACCCTAAAACTATGCTTCCTCCTAAACGACCGCGAGAGCAAACCAAATTAATGGCTACCCTTCATGATAAAGAAAGATACGTAATTCATTACAGGGCCTTGAAGCAAGCGCTAGCTCACGGATTGGTGCTCAAAAAGATTCACCGAGTCCTGAAATTTAAGCAGTCTCCTTGGTTAAAGTCATACATTGACTTGAATACAAATCTCCGGAAGGTAGCGAAAAATGAATTTGATAAAAACCTTTTCAAACTTATGAACAATGCTGTGTTCGGCAAGACCATGGAAAATGTACGCAAGCGCGTTGATATTAAATTGCTTACTGAATGGGATGGTCGTTACGGAGCTGAAGCTCGAATAAGCAGTCCATTGTTTAAGAATGTTactatttttaatgaaaatttggtaGCTGTCGAGATGAATAGAGCGGAAATATGGTTAGATAAACCAATATATGTGGGCATGAGTATACTGGATTTGGCTAAAACTACGATATATGATTTTCACTATGGGTATTTAAATAGAAGGTTTGGTGAGAACTTTACGACCTGCTATACAGATACCGATAGTGTGATCGTGGAGATACGGGAAAAAGATCCCTATGAGGCTATGAAAACAGACTGTCATCGGCACTTTGACACGTCTGACTATGCTAAAGATAATATTTATGGCATTCCCCAGGTTAACAAGAAGGTGTTGGGTATGATGAAAGATGAGAATAATGGCTGCATTATGACTGATTACATAGGGCTCCGATCTAAATTATACACGACCAAGGTAGCTATCACAGATAATGACATCAAAAAACTGAGGAGGAAGTTGATAGATCAGGAGTATGAGGACGATGAGATTGAAATACTTATTAAAAATTATGGTGTGACAAAGAAGGCGAAGGGGGTTAAGAAATCTGTTGTAAACACTAAAATTAGCTTCGAAGACTACGTCGAGTGTTTAGATAACTTTACAACAAAGACCGCCTCACAGAATCTAATACGCTCAGAGAAGCACCATGTTTATACCATAACACAAAGCAAGATTGCGCTCAGCCCTAATGATGATAAAAGAAATCACCTTCCGGAGTCTTATGACACGCTTCCCTGGGGGCATTATTTAGTTGATAATCTTGAGCTGGACGTTGATTAGATTTAACACAAAGTAAGATTTCAATAAGCCAATCCTATTTTAACATTTATCCTTGATAATTTGATTGACTTTAAGATGGATGTTAATTGAAtagtcatttttaaagctttatttatTACAACTACAATATTGATACCTACATCTGAATCAGTcactttttattatattgctcTTTTCACCTTTTAAAATCACTCATAATTTTATATCAATATGACTAGCATATTTAGGTGATTGAATCATGCCATtctttaaaactttatttatttattacataatatttgGAACAGACCCTTTTTACTACATCCTCTTTCTCAACCTTTCCTTACTCATCGTTTTTATATAATATGATAATTCTAATAGATCTTAGTTTTGTATATACTATCTCTAAATTAAGTATAATTATTAAGATTAGCCCatataaaaaagatgtttagTTATGACCACTAAAAAGATATCTGTTATAGACCACATAACTATATATAACAGGCAAATTAATGAGCTGTTCTAGTTAACTCTGGAGCCGTTGCTCATGTAGCCTGCAAGTTAAGACAATCGATAACTTAATGGTCTTCTTTCCCCCGATTTAGTTTTAAGTCTTCGATAGCCTGTCATAAAACAGGAGTCGGAAAAATATCTAGTTTTAAGATTAGATAACCTAGAGTTATCGAACAAATTTACCCTCAATAATTCATTTTGAATACTACAGAACATAGTACCGAATGAATTAACACCAAAGTATCGATGTTTTAACATTAATTAGAATACGTAAAAGATGTCAAACAGATCAATAAAAAGATGTCTACTAAACCAAGTTACATAATAATGAGCTTATCTTAGTACGTAAGTTACGTATATTGCTATTATTAAACATATTATCATATAATGTAAAATAATTCATTCCTACTAACCATCATCCTTACTAACATGGCGGTCGATGTAGTCGTACCTTCACGTTGGTGACTGCTGTTAAgaacatatttttgttttttcaacaaatttatgTTCGACCGAATTGACTACCTTTCATTCATTGCATGCTTACATCATTTTTATACATCGCTTTACACACATTCCGTCGCTTAGTTagtaacattattttattaacgtttttagATACTTATTTTAACCATTAGTTACTGCTTGACTGTCGTTGCTACCATTTTTTCAAACAGTCTTTGTAGCTATGCACTCTAAATTAATTTA from Diabrotica virgifera virgifera chromosome 5, PGI_DIABVI_V3a includes these protein-coding regions:
- the LOC126885457 gene encoding uncharacterized protein LOC126885457, which encodes MLTKLIQLIASILGLIRNDYQEDNVKKGLVECRKAIKMIHNRMRFAKTIGEKQHLEAQMRQVKTLRNQLKAEQKKGAGLNSRPETAYKRVQWDDSLSAFNSRIRTGVISNLKHKDPGSFLGDCKALFKRRIHNALKQNEAVKVNMVFGGEFQVASGDKILNETKYFTTSNSPIYRDTNIEEWFEKKVVEPISRDLEEFQERDSGWALKAVVNLGVNINKFTPQLGSSYIELLPQIKRKKACINVKNDDESCFAWAIISALYPTSKNVDLMTSYPHYSSVFKLKGIQWPMTIKQIPNFEKQNNISINVYILKKEKKNYTTLPTFLTKNKKDKHVNLLLVQDTYDEQGPIRYHYVWIKNLSRLLSKQLSKRNGTKYFCDTCLHYFRSQEQLNVHKPCCKGRSDVNCDRCLQPFSSSTQLEAHTNDCVRINETAIKMPEQSRKMLRFKNFRNKIKAPFTVYADLESALKRTGDPKKHQEHIPVAVGYFFKCSYDDTLSFYSSYRGKDCMKWFADELNQLAENVSTVFMCPYDIDMTSQQESDFHTATHCHICEQRFSLDDKKVRDHNHLTPEHNYRGAAHEGCNINYKDAHTIPVIFHNLSGYDAHFIVNDIATHIKGPVDLLPITKEKYISFTKHLNDARIKFRFIDSFRFLASSLDKLSSYLTEYPNLRSQYTSLPEENFHLLTKKGIMPYDYIDSFIKFTETSLPPIQSFYNKLEDKPCPRRHYRRAQDVWSSFSCSTLGDYVDLYMKTDILLLADVFEQFRTSCLKTYNLDPAHYFTLPGFTWDAMLKHTKQELELLTDPDMFLFVERGIRGGLSQVCSKRRVHANNKYMTSYDPSKPDSYLMYFDVNNQYGWAMSQFLPYGGFEWVDANIDVLSIADDASEGYFLEVDLAYPQHIHDSHKDLPFCPQSLNPKTMLPPKRPREQTKLMATLHDKERYVIHYRALKQALAHGLVLKKIHRVLKFKQSPWLKSYIDLNTNLRKVAKNEFDKNLFKLMNNAVFGKTMENVRKRVDIKLLTEWDGRYGAEARISSPLFKNVTIFNENLVAVEMNRAEIWLDKPIYVGMSILDLAKTTIYDFHYGYLNRRFGENFTTCYTDTDSVIVEIREKDPYEAMKTDCHRHFDTSDYAKDNIYGIPQVNKKVLGMMKDENNGCIMTDYIGLRSKLYTTKVAITDNDIKKLRRKLIDQEYEDDEIEILIKNYGVTKKAKGVKKSVVNTKISFEDYVECLDNFTTKTASQNLIRSEKHHVYTITQSKIALSPNDDKRNHLPESYDTLPWGHYLVDNLELDVD